One Deefgea tanakiae genomic region harbors:
- a CDS encoding acyltransferase family protein encodes MRDDRIDILRFIGLAMIIFAHVGSTGVLFELRNFDVPLMVLVSGMAFGLSFKENESYWAYIWKRIKRLVFPVWIFLTIYFFALFVIYPTSDDLNIRTVLSSYALLNGIGYVWIIRVFLLVAIAAPFLFIFHNKVQADGRYFLALMSFLFLYEILRYLSFPYVQEGFGKIVSYIILYVVPYSIIFSVGLRMLKMNKSQLLKLAFASFSVFIAFGFFLFFQTGRVFSIQELKYPPSIYFFSYSLFVSTLLWAYSEKISSIVGSLKISKITMFVANNSIWIYLWHIPLVKFVDANVLTKYLIVFAVATTITYVQVYTVTNLLLKYIESNRARKNIKILLTG; translated from the coding sequence GTGAGAGACGATAGAATAGATATACTTAGATTTATTGGTCTCGCCATGATCATTTTTGCTCATGTAGGATCAACAGGAGTGTTATTTGAACTTCGAAACTTTGATGTACCCTTGATGGTATTGGTTTCAGGAATGGCATTCGGTTTGAGTTTCAAAGAAAATGAGTCGTATTGGGCCTACATTTGGAAAAGAATAAAGAGGTTGGTTTTTCCGGTATGGATTTTTTTAACCATTTATTTTTTTGCTCTGTTTGTTATCTATCCAACAAGTGATGATTTAAATATTAGGACAGTTTTATCTTCTTACGCTCTATTAAATGGGATAGGTTATGTTTGGATAATAAGGGTTTTTCTGCTTGTCGCAATTGCGGCTCCATTCCTATTTATTTTTCATAATAAAGTACAAGCAGATGGCCGGTACTTTCTTGCCCTTATGAGTTTTTTGTTTCTATATGAAATTTTGCGTTATCTTTCATTTCCGTATGTTCAAGAAGGTTTTGGGAAAATAGTCTCATATATTATTTTATATGTTGTGCCTTATTCCATCATATTCTCAGTCGGCCTACGAATGTTGAAAATGAATAAGTCCCAACTACTCAAGCTCGCTTTTGCTAGTTTTAGTGTATTTATTGCTTTTGGGTTTTTTCTATTTTTTCAAACGGGTAGGGTTTTCTCAATTCAAGAACTAAAATACCCGCCATCAATTTATTTTTTCTCTTATTCATTATTTGTCTCAACTTTGCTGTGGGCTTACAGTGAAAAAATTAGTTCTATTGTTGGAAGTCTGAAAATCAGTAAAATAACTATGTTTGTAGCTAATAACTCTATTTGGATTTATTTATGGCATATACCACTAGTTAAATTTGTTGATGCAAATGTATTAACCAAGTATTTAATTGTTTTTGCGGTCGCTACTACTATTACTTACGTTCAGGTTTATACCGTAACTAATTTATTGTTAAAGTATATTGAGAGTAACCGAGCAAGGAAAAATATCAAAATTCTTCTAACTGGTTAA
- a CDS encoding acyltransferase family protein: MDKKTIPHLPILDDFVRLLLVSPIRADIYRAKKIIQTLILGYRHLWYLAGLIVSALLLLTMKNFKSLTIASIAVATFLLGVLIQYTGNYHLAENKILDTQFNYDWVHRNGLLFSLPYISLGYLINKHEIHKKISLTTAVTASIVGLMLLTLESNFNYSSPINDKHFDNMLSLAIICPAIFLLFMKINIQGRSKNIALYSSGVFFIHPFVIYILGEVSKLQATALTIATIFISLIASYFLIKINRKLKFIL, translated from the coding sequence ATGGATAAAAAGACTATTCCACATTTACCTATTCTGGATGATTTTGTACGCCTACTTTTGGTTTCGCCCATCAGAGCTGACATTTATAGAGCTAAAAAAATAATTCAAACACTAATTTTGGGTTATAGGCATTTGTGGTATCTAGCTGGGCTTATTGTCAGTGCACTTTTGCTACTGACAATGAAAAACTTCAAGTCTCTTACGATTGCCTCTATTGCAGTTGCAACATTTTTATTAGGTGTTCTAATTCAGTACACTGGAAACTACCATCTTGCAGAAAACAAAATCTTAGATACTCAATTTAACTACGATTGGGTCCACAGGAATGGATTATTATTTTCACTACCATATATCAGCTTAGGGTATTTAATTAATAAACATGAAATCCACAAAAAAATCAGCTTAACAACTGCAGTAACGGCATCCATTGTAGGTCTAATGTTGTTAACTTTAGAATCTAATTTCAATTACTCCAGTCCTATAAATGACAAGCATTTTGACAACATGTTATCTCTTGCCATTATATGCCCAGCAATATTTTTATTGTTCATGAAGATCAATATACAAGGGCGCAGCAAAAATATAGCACTTTACTCTTCAGGCGTTTTTTTCATTCACCCATTTGTAATTTACATACTGGGTGAAGTATCAAAACTACAAGCAACAGCCTTAACAATTGCAACAATTTTTATTTCTCTTATAGCCTCATATTTTTTAATTAAAATCAACAGAAAATTAAAATTCATATTGTAA